In Musa acuminata AAA Group cultivar baxijiao chromosome BXJ2-3, Cavendish_Baxijiao_AAA, whole genome shotgun sequence, the following proteins share a genomic window:
- the LOC135608047 gene encoding putative disease resistance protein At3g14460, producing MMHDLIHDLAQFISEGEFCMIDDDESKEIPNTIRHLSATLTDKTKLMEFSCYEKLRTLMINYKSHWHDIGVEGSLFLQFERLKNIRVLILQRCGLRELPETIGGSIHLRYLDISHNFYFRRLPESLCGLYNLRVLDLWGCELQSFPHGMSKLINLMHLNAEDKIISEINDVGKLTSLQGLCSFKVLKDKGHEVAQLGSLKYLHGELRITSLENVESQQEANKANLNNKQYLGALALEWTSDDGSSLDGNELVGSEEVLEGLQPHQALQRLMIVGYIGVRSPSWLQAQLLANLRTLRLINCKAWKDLSYIGQLPNLKKLYVKGMPAVKQISHGLSTESKFLPNLEELVLENMVALEELPCLGQLSCLKVLHIEGMSAVTKVGHGFFGYRDQGKCFPCLEELRFSGMPKWEEWSWADGRELFPCLRNLGIEICPRLKRMPPLPPSLESLSLWQVGLTEVPGSWEEIDGSSSSMTVSELKIYSLEKVELMDIPECERLPCLGQLPRLKVIHIKKMPAVKKVGYEFFGSRDHCFPSLEELTFTDMPEWEEWSWADGRELFPCLRELGIVQCPRLKKLTPLPSPLKTLRLFEIGLTEVPGLCEGTDGSSSSLTACFSEFSLEKVELMDMVTLEELPSLGQLPSLKVLRIERMPAVKKVGYGFFGSRDQGKCFPSLEVLKFRDMPQWEEWSWANGGQLFPCLRELEIVRCPRLKRMPPLPPLETLSLDEVGLTEVAGLREGIHGGGSCVTASLSSVEISQCPNLRNLEEGLLSHSFQNIVDIAILECAELVWLPVKEFKELTSLEKLSIRSCPKLLSMTRDEDIYICLPPSIEELVLSDCGDLGKLLPGCLHNLTSLTRLEIGGCPSIESLPETSLLHLKRLEYLKIWKCGELRSIDGLRVLESLRELTTKLCPKLLLNEGNKQVEGSTVTELCIDDTALFKLSLLRRTLPSVHALTISNFPRATMSGEEEQLLRSLTALRSLEFFNCENLQSLPRELHALSSLRLLKIIRCPKIQVLPEKGLPTSLRNLIFSDCHRMLREQLEKHLAEMKSSG from the coding sequence ATGATGCATGACCTGATACATGATCTTGCTCAGTTTATTTCAGAGGGGGAGTTTTGCATGATCGATGATGATGAGTCGAAAGAGATCCCTAATACGATTCGTCATCTGTCAGCAACATTAACCGATAAAACTAAGTTAATGGAGTTCTCCTGTTATGAGAAATTACGGACCCTCATGATCAATTATAAAAGTCATTGGCATGACATTGGAGTCGAGGGCTCTTTGTTCCTCCAGTTTGAAAGATTAAAAAACATTCGAGTGTTGATATTACAGAGGTGTGGCTTGCGGGAGTTGCCTGAGACAATTGGTGGCTCGATACACCTCCGCTATCTTGACATATCTCACAACTTCTACTTTAGGAGGCTGCCGGAGTCGTTATGTGGTCTTTACAATTTGCGAGTACTGGATCTGTGGGGCTGTGAACTACAGAGTTTCCCGCACGGCATGAGTAAGTTGATCAACTTGATGCATCTTAATGCAGAAGACAAAATAATTTCCGAGATAAATGATGTTGGGAAGCTGACTTCTCTTCAAGGACTGTGTTCATTTAAAGTACTCAAGGATAAGGGACACGAGGTTGCCCAATTAGGCAGTCTGAAATATCTTCATGGAGAACTTCGAATTACCAGCCTTGAGAACGTTGAGAGTCAACAAGAAGCAAACAAGGCTAATCTGAACAACAAACAGTACCTTGGTGCACTGGCCTTAGAATGGACATCGGATGATGGCTCCAGTTTGGACGGCAACGAATTAGTTGGGTCGGAGGAGGTACTTGAAGGTCTCCAACCACATCAGGCTCTCCAACGTTTGATGATCGTAGGGTACATTGGTGTCAGATCACCCAGTTGGCTGCAGGCACAATTGTTAGCGAATCTGAGAACTCTTAGATTGATAAACTGCAAAGCATGGAAGGATCTTTCATATATTGGACAGCTACCGAATCTCAAGAAACTTTACGTGAAGGGAATGCCTGCAGTGAAACAAATAAGTCATGGATTAAGTACAGAGAGCAAGTTCTTGCCTAATCTGGAAGAGCTAGTGCTGGAGAACATGGTGGCATTGGAGGAACTCCCTTGTCTTGGACAACTGTCGTGTCTTAAGGTTCTTCACATCGAGGGAATGTCAGCAGTGACGAAGGTGGGCCACGGGTTCTTTGGTTATAGAGATCAAGGCAAGTGTTTTCCTTGCTTGGAGGAGCTCAGGTTCAGCGGCATGCCAAAATGGGAAGAGTGGTCTTGGGCTGATGGCCGAGAGCTGTTTCCCTGCTTGCGAAATCTTGGAATTGAAATATGCCCGAGGCTTAAGAGGATGCCTCCCCTCCCTCCTTCACTTGAATCACTCTCGTTATGGCAAGTCGGGTTGACAGAAGTTCCAGGATCATGGGAAGAAATCGATGGAAGTAGCAGCAGTATGACCGTTTCAGAATTGAAAATATATAGTCTTGAAAAGGTCGAGCTGATGGACATCCCAGAATGTGAGAGACTCCCTTGTCTTGGACAACTGCCGCGTCTCAAGGTTATTCACATAAAAAAAATGCCAGCAGTGAAGAAGGTGGGCTATGAATTCTTTGGTTCTAGAGACCATTGTTTTCCTAGCTTGGAGGAGCTCACGTTCACGGACATGCCAGAATGGGAAGAGTGGTCTTGGGCTGATGGCCGAGAACTGTTTCCCTGCTTGAGAGAACTTGGAATTGTACAATGCCCGAGGCTTAAGAAGTTGACTCCCCTCCCTTCTCCGCTTAAAACATTAAGATTATTTGAAATAGGATTGACAGAAGTTCCAGGGTTATGTGAAGGAACTGATGGAAGTAGCAGCAGTCTGACCGCATGTTTTTCAGAATTTAGTCTTGAAAAGGTCGAGCTGATGGACATGGTGACATTGGAGGAACTCCCGAGTCTTGGACAACTGCCGAGTCTCAAGGTTCTTCGCATCGAGAGAATGCCAGCAGTGAAGAAGGTGGGCTATGGATTCTTTGGTTCGAGAGACCAAGGCAAGTGTTTTCCTAGCTTGGAGGTGCTCAAGTTTAGGGACATGCCACAATGGGAAGAGTGGTCTTGGGCTAATGGCGGACAGCTGTTTCCCTGCTTGCGAGAACTTGAAATTGTACGGTGCCCGAGGCTTAAGAGGATGCCTCCCCTCCCTCCACTTGAAACATTAAGTTTAGATGAAGTCGGATTGACAGAAGTTGCAGGGTTACGGGAAGGAATCCATGGAGGCGGCAGTTGTGTAACTGCTTCTCTTTCATCAGTGGAAATAAGTCAATGTCCAAATCTAAGAAATCTGGAAGAAGGGTTGCTATCGCACAGCTTCCAAAATATCGTTGACATTGCGATATTGGAATGCGCTGAACTCGTGTGGCTGCCGGTGAAGGAGTTTAAAGAACTCACCTCCCTTGAGAAGTTGTCAATCCGCAGTTGCCCGAAGCTCTTGAGCATGACGCGAGACGAGGACATTTACATCTGCCTCCCACCCTCGATCGAGGAACTAGTGCTGTCTGACTGTGGGGATCTAGGAAAATTGCTACCGGGCTGCCTGCACAACTTGACCTCACTCACTCGATTAGAAATAGGCGGCTGCCCGTCCATAGAATCTCTTCCTGAAACGTCGCTGCTTCACCTGAAACGACTTGAATATCTGAAGATTTGGAAATGTGGAGAGTTGAGATCAATAGACGGGTTGCGAGTTCTCGAGTCCCTCCGAGAATTGACGACCAAACTATGTCCCAAGCTGTTGCTGAATGAAGGGAACAAGCAAGTGGAGGGTTCGACGGTAACTGAATTATGCATCGACGACACAGCCCTGTTCAAACTATCGCTCTTAAGAAGGACACTTCCATCCGTCCATGCTCTCACAATCTCAAACTTTCCTCGAGCGACGATGTCTGGTGAGGAGGAGCAGTTGTTGCGAAGTCTCACAGCTCTCAGATCGCTAGAATTCTTCAATTGCGAGAATCTACAATCGCTACCGAGAGAGTTGCATGCCCTTTCCTCCCTCCGgcttttaaaaataattagatGTCCGAAGATTCAGGTGCTACCTGAGAAGGGGCTGCCGACGTCCCTCAGGAATCTAATTTTCAGTGACTGCCATCGGATGCTGAGGGAGCAGCTGGAAAAGCACTTGGCCGAGATGAAGAGCTCGGGTTGA
- the LOC135607597 gene encoding putative disease resistance protein RGA1, which translates to MSWMLVTLGSLGSSFIGSLMEKINDRAIGLLLEDPGVGADLLKLKTTLPGTKNIIGRVENMWIKDEDTKRRLKELVMELKDAGYDADDLLDEIQFRVLKQQIEQQGALGDETSNQSSSSSGLPPWKKMKISVPAVISRFFGRDDVNRVRKTQMKLDTITTCIEDLIDTLDADEKQMITSVVERTTTSSPIETQVFGREEQLNQLLGLLMQSADGSGSSNSSISTLTIVGIGGVGKTTLAQQAYNHARVQDCFQLKVWVCVSDNFNVERLTKEIIESLTRNTCDLNNFDTLQVVVKEKLTSKRFLLVLDDVWSEDSLKWERFCAPLKHGEPGSKILVTTRSKKIADMVGNPFPLDGLDDASYWEFFKQCAFGSEYAGECPQLEAIAKKIAYRLNGLPLAARTVGGLLKPQMNEKHWRNIAGSEIWQLQHDEKGVLPVLQLSYQCLPPYLKRCFVFCSLFPKDHRFYEGDDLVRLWMAEGYVAQDNNMTIEDTRSLYFIDLVNRSFFQEGPVGWEYMMHDLIHDLAQFISEGEFCMIDDDESKEIPNTIRHLSATLTDKTKLMEFSCYEKLRTLMINYKSHWHDIGVEGSLFLQFERLKNIRVLILQRCGLRELPETIGGSIHLRYLDISHNFYFRRLPESLCGLYNLRVLDLWGCELQSFPHGMSKLINLMHLNAEDKIISEINDVGKLTSLQGLCSFKVLKDKGHEVAQLGSLKYVDVDRKRG; encoded by the coding sequence ATGTCGTGGATGCTAGTAACCTTGGGATCTCTCGGATCGTCCtttatcgggagcttgatggaaaAGATCAACGACCGTGCGATCGGACTATTGTTGGAGGACCCCGGAGTCGGAGCTGACCTCCTCAAGCTGAAGACTACTCTTCCCGGGACTAAGAACATCATCGGCAGAGTCGAGAACATGTGGATTAAAGATGAAGACACGAAAAGGCGATTGAAGGAATTGGTGATGGAACTGAAGGACGCTGGTTATGACGCTGACGACTTGCTTGATGAGATCCAGTTCCGGGTTCTGAAGCAACAGATCGAACAACAAGGAGCTCTTGGGGATGAGACAAGTAAccaatcatcttcttcttccggtCTCCCTCCTTGGAAAAAGATGAAAATTTCGGTACCTGCAGTTATCAGTCGCTTCTTCGGTAGAGATGATGTGAATAGAGTGAGGAAAACTCAGATGAAGTTAGATACAATCACTACTTGCATCGAGGATCTCATTGATACATTAGATGCTGATGAGAAACAGATGATAACGTCAGTAGTGGAACGAACCACCACTTCCTCACCCATAGAAACTCAAGTATTCGGACGAGAGGAACAGCTGAATCAACTTCTGGGACTGTTGATGCAATCTGCCGACGGATCCGGATCTAGCAACAGTAGCATCTCAACCTTAACTATTGTTGGGATCGGAGGGGTCGGAAAGACTACTCTTGCTCAGCAAGCGTACAACCACGCGAGGGTGCAGGACTGTTTTCAGCTTAAGGTCTGGGTCTGTGTATCCGACAACTTCAACGTGGAGAGGCTTACCAAAGAGATCATAGAATCCTTAACCAGGAATACGTGTGATCTCAATAACTTTGATACACTTCAAGTGGTAGTTAAGGAGAAGTTGACCTCAAAAAGGTTCCTGCTTGTCCTCGACGATGTGTGGAGCGAGGACAGCCTGAAATGGGAAAGATTTTGTGCACCATTGAAGCACGGAGAACCCGGAAGCAAGATTTTGGTTACGACTCGCTCTAAAAAGATTGCAGACATGGTTGGCAATCCGTTCCCTCTAGATGGTCTGGATGACGCCAGCTATTGGGAATTTTTCAAGCAATGTGCATTTGGTTCCGAATACGCCGGTGAATGTCCACAGCTAGAGGCCATAGCAAAGAAGATCGCTTACAGGTTGAATGGGTTGCCACTTGCGGCAAGGACGGTAGGCGGGTTGTTGAAGCCGCAGATGAATGAGAAGCACTGGAGAAACATCGCAGGGAGTGAAATCTGGCAACTACAGCATGACGAAAAGGGTGTCCTGCCAGTCCTACAATTGAGCTATCAATGTCTTCCCCCATACCTTAAGCGGTGCTTTGTTTTTTGTTCCCTGTTCCCCAAAGATCATCGATTTTATGAAGGAGATGACTTGGTCCGgctttggatggcagaaggctacgTTGCTCAAGACAACAATATGACGATCGAGGATACAAGAAGCCTCTACTTCATTGACTTAGTGAATAGGTCTTTCTTTCAGGAAGGTCCTGTGGGATGGGAATATATGATGCATGACCTGATACATGATCTTGCTCAGTTTATTTCAGAGGGGGAGTTTTGCATGATCGATGATGATGAGTCGAAAGAGATCCCTAATACGATTCGTCATCTGTCAGCAACATTAACCGATAAAACTAAGTTAATGGAGTTCTCCTGTTATGAGAAATTACGGACCCTCATGATCAATTATAAAAGTCATTGGCATGACATTGGAGTCGAGGGCTCTTTGTTCCTCCAGTTTGAAAGATTAAAAAACATTCGAGTGTTGATATTACAGAGGTGTGGCTTGCGGGAGTTGCCTGAGACAATTGGTGGCTCGATACACCTCCGCTATCTTGACATATCTCACAACTTCTACTTTAGGAGGCTGCCGGAGTCGTTATGTGGTCTTTACAATTTGCGAGTACTGGATCTGTGGGGCTGTGAACTACAGAGTTTCCCGCACGGCATGAGTAAGTTGATCAACTTGATGCATCTTAATGCAGAAGACAAAATAATTTCCGAGATAAATGATGTTGGGAAGCTGACTTCTCTTCAAGGACTGTGTTCATTTAAAGTACTCAAGGATAAGGGACACGAGGTTGCCCAATTAGGCAGTCTGAAatatgttgatgttgataggaagaggggatag
- the LOC135608048 gene encoding putative disease resistance protein At3g14460, with translation MVGNPIPLGVLDEASYWKLFKKCAFGSEYAGECPQLEDIAKKIVSRLKGLPLAARMVGGLLKEGMNEKDWRNIAESEIWQLPQNEEGVLPVLQLSYQCLPSHLKRCFVFCSLFLKDRQFDERDLIRLWMAEGYVAQNNNMTMEDTGSRYFLDLVNRSFFQEAPVGSKYVMHDLIRDLAQFISEGEFCGIDDDEWKEIPNTTRHLSVTVIDETKLSEFYCYEKLRTLMINYKIRWYVESSLFLQFERLKNIRVLILQSCGLLELPETIGGSIHLRYLDISHNFYFRRLPESLCGLYNLRVLNLWGCELQSFPHGMSKLINLMHLNAEDKIIFKINDVGKLTSLQGLCSFKVLKDQGHEVAQLGSLKQLHGQLRITNLENVENKQEASKANLNNKQYLDALALQWTSDDGFSLDGNELVVSEEVLEGLQPHQALKRLTIRGYIGVRSPSWLQTQLLANLITLDLYNCKAWEDISCIGQLPNLKKLYVKGMPAVKQISHGLSTESKFLSNLEELVLENMVALEELPSLGQLPCLKVLRIDQMSTMTKVGHGFFGYRDQGKCFPCLEELSFSSMPKWEEWSWADGRELFPCLRNLGIEICPRLKRMPPLPPSLESLSLWQVGLTEVPILWEEIDGSSSSMTVSELKIYSLEKVELMDIPECERLPCLGQLPRLKVIRIEKMPEVKKVGYEFFGSRDHCFPSLEELTVTDMPEWEEWSWADGRELFPCLRELGIVQCPRLKKLPPLPSSLKTLRSSGVGLTEVPGLCEGTDGSSSSMTACFSEFNLEKVELMDMVALEELPSLGHLPSLKFLRIERMPAVKEIGHGFFNHIDKYWFPRLEKVRLEDISACEELPCLGQLSCLKVLHIEGMSAVTKVGHEFFGCRDQGKCFPSLEELRFSGMPKWEEWSWADGRELFPCLRNLGIEICPRLKRMPPLPPSLESLSLRQVGLTEVPILWEEIDGSSSSMTVSELKIYSLEKVELMDIPECERLPCLGPLPRLKVIRIEKMPAVKKVGYEFFGSRDHCFPSLEELTFTDMPEWEEWSWADGRQLFPCLRELGIVQCPRLKKLTPLPSPLKTLRLFEIGLTEVPGLCEGTDGSSSSLTACFSEFSLEKVELMDMVTLEELPSLGQLPSLKVLRIERMPAVKKVGYGFFGSRDQGKCFPSLEVLKFRDMPQWEEWSWANGGQLFPCLRELEIVRCPRLKRMPPLPPLETLSLDEVGLTEVAGLREGIHGGGNCITASRSSLEISQCPNLRNLEEGLLSHSFLNIRDIAILECAELVWLPVKEFKELTSLEKLSIRSCPKLLSMTRDGDINICLPPSIKELVLSDCGNLGKLLLGCLHNLTSLTRLEIGDCPSIESLPETSLLHLKRLEYLKIWKCSELRSIDGLRVLESLRELTIKLCPKLLLNEGNEQVEGSSVTELCIDDTALFKLSLLRRTLPSVRALTISNFPRATMSDEEEQLLRSLTALRSLEFFNCENLQSLPRELHTLSSLRLLTIIGCPEIQAIPEKGLPTSLRNLIFIGCHPMLSEQLKKHLDEMKSSGRFLPVDQLEIHEDKRSSSRYDSEEEEEEEEVELSDLEEEEEEELSE, from the exons ATGGTTGGCAATCCGATCCCTCTAGGAGTTCTGGATGAGGCCAGCTATTGGAAATTGTTCAAGAAATGTGCATTTGGTTCCGAATACGCCGGTGAATGTCCACAGCTAGAAGACATAGCAAAGAAGATCGTTAGCAGGTTGAAGGGGTTGCCACTTGCGGCAAGGATGGTAGGCGGGTTGTTGAAGGAGGGGATGAATGAGAAGGACTGGAGAAACATCGCAGAAAGTGAAATCTGGCAACTACCGCAAAACGAAGAGGGTGTCCTGCCTGTCCTACAATTGAGCTATCAATGTCTTCCCTCACACCTAAAGCGGTGTTTTGTTTTCTGTTCCCTCTTCCTCAAAGATCGTCAGTTTGATGAACGAGACTTGATCCGgctttggatggcagaaggctacgTTGCTCAAAACAACAATATGACGATGGAGGATACGGGAAGCCGCTACTTCCTCGACTTAGTGAACAGGTCTTTCTTTCAGGAAGCTCCTGTGGGATCGAAATATGTGATGCATGATCTCATACGTGATCTTGCTCAATTTATTTCAGAGGGGGAGTTTTGCGGGATCGATGATGATGAGTGGAAAGAGATCCCTAATACGACTCGTCATCTGTCAGTAACAGTAATCGATGAAACTAAGTTATCAGAGTTTTACTGTTATGAAAAATTACGGACACTCATGATCAATTATAAAATTCGTTGGTATGTCGAGAGCTCTTTGTTCCTCCAGTTTGAAAGATTAAAAAACATTCGAGTGTTGATATTGCAGAGTTGTGGTTTGTTGGAGTTGCCTGAGACAATTGGTGGCTCGATACACCTCCGCTACCTTGACATATCCCACAACTTTTACTTTAGGAGGCTGCCGGAGTCATTATGTGGTCTTTACAATTTGCGAGTCCTGAATCTGTGGGGCTGTGAACTACAGAGTTTCCCGCATGGCATGAGTAAGTTGATCAACTTGATGCATCTTAATGCAGAagacaaaataattttcaagataaaTGATGTTGGGAAGCTGACTTCTCTTCAAGGACTGTGTTCATTTAAAGTACTCAAGGATCAGGGACACGAGGTTGCCCAATTAGGCAGTCTGAAACAACTTCATGGACAACTTCGAATTACCAACCTCGAGAACGTTGAGAATAAACAAGAAGCAAGCAAGGCTAATCTGAACAACAAACAGTACCTTGATGCACTGGCCTTACAATGGACATCGGATGATGGCTTCAGTTTGGACGGCAATGAATTAGTTGTGTCGGAGGAGGTACTCGAAGGTCTCCAACCACATCAGGCTCTCAAACGTTTGACGATCAGAGGGTACATTGGTGTCAGATCACCCAGTTGGCTGCAGACACAATTGTTAGCGAACCTGATAACTCTTGATCTATACAACTGCAAAGCATGGGAGGATATTTCATGTATTGGACAGCTACCGAATCTCAAGAAACTTTACGTGAAGGGAATGCCTGCAGTGAAACAAATAAGTCATGGATTAAGTACAGAGAGCAAGTTCTTGTCTAATCTGGAAGAGCTAGTGCTGGAGAACATGGTGGCATTGGAGGAACTCCCGAGTCTTGGACAACTGCCGTGTCTTAAGGTTCTTCGCATCGATCAAATGTCAACAATGACGAAGGTGGGCCACGGGTTCTTTGGTTATAGAGATCAAGGCAAGTGTTTTCCTTGCTTGGAGGAGCTCAGCTTCAGCAGCATGCCAAAATGGGAAGAGTGGTCTTGGGCTGATGGCCGAGAGCTGTTTCCCTGCTTGCGAAATCTTGGAATTGAAATATGCCCGAGGCTTAAGAGGATGCCTCCCCTCCCTCCTTCACTTGAATCACTGTCGTTATGGCAAGTCGGGTTGACAGAAGTTCCAATATTATGGGAAGAAATCGATGGAAGTAGCAGCAGTATGACCGTTTCAGAATTGAAAATATATAGTCTTGAAAAGGTCGAGCTGATGGACATCCCGGAATGTGAGAGACTCCCTTGTCTTGGACAACTGCCGCGTCTCAAGGTTATTCGCATCGAGAAAATGCCAGAAGTGAAGAAGGTGGGCTATGAATTCTTTGGTTCTAGAGACCATTGTTTTCCTAGCTTGGAGGAGCTCACGGTCACGGACATGCCAGAATGGGAAGAGTGGTCTTGGGCTGATGGCCGAGAACTGTTTCCCTGCTTGCGAGAACTTGGAATTGTACAATGCCCGAGGCTTAAGAAGTTGCCTCCCCTCCCTTCTTCGCTTAAAACATTAAGATCATCTGGAGTTGGATTGACAGAAGTTCCAGGGTTATGTGAAGGAACTGATGGAAGTAGCAGCAGTATGACCGCATGTTTTTCAGAATTTAATCTTGAAAAGGTCGAGCTGATGGACATGGTGGCATTGGAGGAACTCCCGAGTCTTGGACATCTGCCGAGTCTCAAGTTTCTTCGCATCGAAAGAATGCCAGCAGTGAAAGAGATTGGACATGGATTCTTTAATCACATCGACAAGTATTGGTTTCCTAGGCTAGAAAAGGTACGTCTTGAGGACATTTCAGCTTGTGAGGAACTCCCTTGTCTTGGACAACTGTCGTGTCTTAAGGTTCTTCACATCGAGGGAATGTCAGCAGTGACGAAGGTAGGCCACGAGTTCTTTGGTTGTAGAGATCAAGGCAAGTGTTTTCCTTCCTTGGAGGAGCTCAGGTTCAGCGGCATGCCAAAATGGGAAGAGTGGTCTTGGGCTGATGGCCGAGAGCTGTTTCCCTGCTTGCGAAATCTTGGAATTGAAATATGCCCAAGGCTTAAGAGGATGCCTCCCCTCCCTCCTTCACTTGAATCACTGTCGTTACGGCAAGTCGGGTTGACAGAAGTTCCAATATTATGGGAAGAAATCGATGGAAGTAGCAGCAGTATGACCGTTTCAGAATTGAAAATATATAGTCTTGAAAAGGTCGAGCTGATGGACATCCCGGAATGTGAGAGACTCCCTTGTCTTGGACCACTGCCGCGTCTCAAGGTTATTCGCATCGAGAAAATGCCAGCAGTGAAGAAGGTGGGCTATGAATTCTTTGGTTCTAGAGACCATTGTTTTCCTAGCTTGGAGGAGCTCACGTTCACGGACATGCCAGAATGGGAAGAGTGGTCTTGGGCTGATGGCCGACAACTGTTTCCCTGCTTGCGAGAACTTGGAATTGTACAATGCCCGAGGCTTAAGAAGTTGACTCCCCTCCCTTCTCCGCTTAAAACATTAAGATTATTTGAAATTGGATTGACAGAAGTTCCAGGGTTATGTGAAGGAACTGATGGAAGTAGCAGCAGTCTGACCGCATGTTTTTCAGAATTTAGTCTTGAAAAGGTCGAGCTGATGGACATGGTGACATTGGAGGAACTCCCGAGTCTTGGACAACTGCCGAGTCTCAAGGTTCTTCGCATCGAGAGAATGCCAGCAGTGAAGAAGGTGGGCTATGGATTCTTTGGTTCGAGAGACCAAGGCAAGTGTTTTCCTAGCTTGGAGGTGCTCAAGTTTAGGGACATGCCACAATGGGAAGAGTGGTCTTGGGCTAATGGCGGACAGCTGTTTCCCTGCTTGCGAGAACTTGAAATTGTACGGTGCCCGAGGCTTAAGAGGATGCCTCCCCTCCCTCCACTTGAAACATTAAGTTTAGATGAAGTCGGATTGACAGAAGTTGCAGGGTTACGGGAAGGAATCCATGGAGGCGGCAATTGTATAACTGCTTCTCGTTCATCATTGGAAATAAGTCAATGTCCAAATCTAAGAAATCTGGAAGAAGGGTTGCTCTCACACAGCTTCCTAAATATCCGTGACATTGCGATATTGGAATGCGCTGAACTCGTGTGGCTGCCGGTGAAGGAGTTTAAAGAACTCACCTCCCTTGAGAAGTTGTCAATCCGCAGTTGCCCGAAGCTCTTGAGCATGACGCGAGATGGGGACATTAACATCTGCCTCCCACCCTCGATCAAGGAACTAGTGCTGTCTGACTGTGGGAATCTGGGAAAATTGCTACTGGGCTGCCTGCACAACTTGACCTCACTCACTCGTTTGGAAATAGGCGACTGCCCGTCCATAGAATCTCTTCCAGAAACGTCGCTGCTTCACCTGAAACGACTTGAATATCTGAAGATTTGGAAGTGTAGTGAGTTGAGATCAATAGACGGGTTGCGAGTTCTGGAATCCCTCAGAGAATTGACCATCAAACTATGTCCCAAGCTGTTGCTGAATGAAGGGAATGAGCAAGTGGAGGGTTCGTCGGTAACTGAATTATGCATCGACGACACAGCCCTGTTCAAACTATCGCTCTTAAGAAGGACACTTCCATCCGTCCGTGCTCTCACAATCTCAAACTTTCCTCGAGCGACGATGTCTGATGAGGAGGAGCAGTTGTTGCGAAGCCTCACAGCTCTCAGATCGCTAGAATTCTTCAATTGCGAGAATCTACAATCGCTACCGAGAGAGTTGCATACCCTTTCCTCCCTCCGGCTTTTAACAATAATTGGATGTCCGGAGATTCAGGCGATACCTGAGAAGGGGCTGCCGACGTCCCTCAGGAATCTAATTTTCATTGGCTGCCATCCGATGCTGAGTGAGCAGCTGAAAAAGCATTTGGACGAGATGAAGAGCTCGGGTCGATTTTTGCCTGTTGACCAATTGGAGATACATGAAG ataaaAGGAGTAGCTCTAGATATgattcagaagaagaagaagaagaagaagaagtagaattgtctgatttagaagaagaagaagaagaagaattgtcCGAGTAA